The Pelecanus crispus isolate bPelCri1 chromosome 7, bPelCri1.pri, whole genome shotgun sequence genome includes a window with the following:
- the ANP32A gene encoding acidic leucine-rich nuclear phosphoprotein 32 family member A isoform X1, whose amino-acid sequence MDMKKRIHLELRNRTPSDVKELVLDNCRSYEGKIEGLTDEFEELEFLSTINVGLTSVANLPKLNKLKKLELSDNRISGGLEVLAEKCPNLTHLNLSGNKIRDLGTIEPLKKLENLKSLDLFNCEVTNLNDYRENVFKLLPQLTYLDGYDRDDKEAPDSDAEGYVEGLDDEEEDEDVLSLVKDRDDKEAPDSDAEGYVEGLDDEEEDEDEEEYDDDAQVVEDEEDEEEEEEGEEEDVSGEEEEDEEGYNDGEVDDDEDEEEPDEERGQKRKREPEDEGDEDD is encoded by the exons GTTAAAGAACTCGTTCTTGACAACTGTAGGTCATACGAAGGCAAAATCGAAGGCCTTACAGATGAgtttgaagagctggaattctTAAGTACAATCAACGTAGGCTTAACCTCAGTTGCAAACTTACCAAAGTTAAACAAACTTAAGAAG CTCGAGCTAAGCGACAACAGAATCTCAGGAGGACTGGAAGTGTTGGCAGAAAAGTGTCCAAACCTCACGCATCTAAATCTAAGTGGCAACAAAATAAGAGATCTCGGTACAATAGAACCGCTG aaaaagttAGAAAACCTGAAGAGTCTAGATCTTTTCAATTGCGAGGTAACCAACTTGAACGATTATAGAGAAAACGTATTCAAGCTCCTCCCGCAACTCACATACCTCGATGGCTACGATCGGGATGACAAAGAAGCACCGGACTCTGATGCGGAGGGCTACGTGGAGGGCTTAGACgacgaggaggaggatgaagatg TCTTATCTCTAGTGAAAGATCGGGATGACAAAGAAGCACCGGACTCTGATGCGGAGGGCTACGTGGAGGGCTTAGACgacgaggaggaggatgaagatg AAGAGGAGTATGATGATGATGCTCAGGTAGTAGAAGACGAAGaagacgaggaggaggaggaggaaggagaagaggaggatgtgAGCGGAGAAGAGGAG GAGGATGAAGAAGGCTACAATGATGGTGAGGTagatgatgatgaagatgaagaagagCCCG atGAAGAACGGGGACAGAAGAGAAAACGAGAACCTGAAGACGAAGGGGATGAAGACGACTAA
- the ANP32A gene encoding acidic leucine-rich nuclear phosphoprotein 32 family member A isoform X2 translates to MDMKKRIHLELRNRTPSDVKELVLDNCRSYEGKIEGLTDEFEELEFLSTINVGLTSVANLPKLNKLKKLELSDNRISGGLEVLAEKCPNLTHLNLSGNKIRDLGTIEPLKKLENLKSLDLFNCEVTNLNDYRENVFKLLPQLTYLDGYDRDDKEAPDSDAEGYVEGLDDEEEDEDVKDRDDKEAPDSDAEGYVEGLDDEEEDEDEEEYDDDAQVVEDEEDEEEEEEGEEEDVSGEEEEDEEGYNDGEVDDDEDEEEPDEERGQKRKREPEDEGDEDD, encoded by the exons GTTAAAGAACTCGTTCTTGACAACTGTAGGTCATACGAAGGCAAAATCGAAGGCCTTACAGATGAgtttgaagagctggaattctTAAGTACAATCAACGTAGGCTTAACCTCAGTTGCAAACTTACCAAAGTTAAACAAACTTAAGAAG CTCGAGCTAAGCGACAACAGAATCTCAGGAGGACTGGAAGTGTTGGCAGAAAAGTGTCCAAACCTCACGCATCTAAATCTAAGTGGCAACAAAATAAGAGATCTCGGTACAATAGAACCGCTG aaaaagttAGAAAACCTGAAGAGTCTAGATCTTTTCAATTGCGAGGTAACCAACTTGAACGATTATAGAGAAAACGTATTCAAGCTCCTCCCGCAACTCACATACCTCGATGGCTACGATCGGGATGACAAAGAAGCACCGGACTCTGATGCGGAGGGCTACGTGGAGGGCTTAGACgacgaggaggaggatgaagatg TGAAAGATCGGGATGACAAAGAAGCACCGGACTCTGATGCGGAGGGCTACGTGGAGGGCTTAGACgacgaggaggaggatgaagatg AAGAGGAGTATGATGATGATGCTCAGGTAGTAGAAGACGAAGaagacgaggaggaggaggaggaaggagaagaggaggatgtgAGCGGAGAAGAGGAG GAGGATGAAGAAGGCTACAATGATGGTGAGGTagatgatgatgaagatgaagaagagCCCG atGAAGAACGGGGACAGAAGAGAAAACGAGAACCTGAAGACGAAGGGGATGAAGACGACTAA
- the ANP32A gene encoding acidic leucine-rich nuclear phosphoprotein 32 family member A isoform X4: MDMKKRIHLELRNRTPSDVKELVLDNCRSYEGKIEGLTDEFEELEFLSTINVGLTSVANLPKLNKLKKLELSDNRISGGLEVLAEKCPNLTHLNLSGNKIRDLGTIEPLKKLENLKSLDLFNCEVTNLNDYRENVFKLLPQLTYLDGYDRDDKEAPDSDAEGYVEGLDDEEEDEDGEEEDEDEEEYDDDAQVVEDEEDEEEEEEGEEEDVSGEEEDEEGYNDGEVDDDEDEEEPDEERGQKRKREPEDEGDEDD; the protein is encoded by the exons GTTAAAGAACTCGTTCTTGACAACTGTAGGTCATACGAAGGCAAAATCGAAGGCCTTACAGATGAgtttgaagagctggaattctTAAGTACAATCAACGTAGGCTTAACCTCAGTTGCAAACTTACCAAAGTTAAACAAACTTAAGAAG CTCGAGCTAAGCGACAACAGAATCTCAGGAGGACTGGAAGTGTTGGCAGAAAAGTGTCCAAACCTCACGCATCTAAATCTAAGTGGCAACAAAATAAGAGATCTCGGTACAATAGAACCGCTG aaaaagttAGAAAACCTGAAGAGTCTAGATCTTTTCAATTGCGAGGTAACCAACTTGAACGATTATAGAGAAAACGTATTCAAGCTCCTCCCGCAACTCACATACCTCGATGGCTACGATCGGGATGACAAAGAAGCACCGGACTCTGATGCGGAGGGCTACGTGGAGGGCTTAGACgacgaggaggaggatgaagatgGT gaggaggaggatgaagatg AAGAGGAGTATGATGATGATGCTCAGGTAGTAGAAGACGAAGaagacgaggaggaggaggaggaaggagaagaggaggatgtgAGCGGAGAAGAGGAG GATGAAGAAGGCTACAATGATGGTGAGGTagatgatgatgaagatgaagaagagCCCG atGAAGAACGGGGACAGAAGAGAAAACGAGAACCTGAAGACGAAGGGGATGAAGACGACTAA
- the ANP32A gene encoding acidic leucine-rich nuclear phosphoprotein 32 family member A isoform X3: MDMKKRIHLELRNRTPSDVKELVLDNCRSYEGKIEGLTDEFEELEFLSTINVGLTSVANLPKLNKLKKLELSDNRISGGLEVLAEKCPNLTHLNLSGNKIRDLGTIEPLKKLENLKSLDLFNCEVTNLNDYRENVFKLLPQLTYLDGYDRDDKEAPDSDAEGYVEGLDDEEEDEDVLSLVKDRDDKEAPDSDAEGYVEGLDDEEEDEDGYNDGEVDDDEDEEEPDEERGQKRKREPEDEGDEDD, translated from the exons GTTAAAGAACTCGTTCTTGACAACTGTAGGTCATACGAAGGCAAAATCGAAGGCCTTACAGATGAgtttgaagagctggaattctTAAGTACAATCAACGTAGGCTTAACCTCAGTTGCAAACTTACCAAAGTTAAACAAACTTAAGAAG CTCGAGCTAAGCGACAACAGAATCTCAGGAGGACTGGAAGTGTTGGCAGAAAAGTGTCCAAACCTCACGCATCTAAATCTAAGTGGCAACAAAATAAGAGATCTCGGTACAATAGAACCGCTG aaaaagttAGAAAACCTGAAGAGTCTAGATCTTTTCAATTGCGAGGTAACCAACTTGAACGATTATAGAGAAAACGTATTCAAGCTCCTCCCGCAACTCACATACCTCGATGGCTACGATCGGGATGACAAAGAAGCACCGGACTCTGATGCGGAGGGCTACGTGGAGGGCTTAGACgacgaggaggaggatgaagatg TCTTATCTCTAGTGAAAGATCGGGATGACAAAGAAGCACCGGACTCTGATGCGGAGGGCTACGTGGAGGGCTTAGACgacgaggaggaggatgaagatg GCTACAATGATGGTGAGGTagatgatgatgaagatgaagaagagCCCG atGAAGAACGGGGACAGAAGAGAAAACGAGAACCTGAAGACGAAGGGGATGAAGACGACTAA
- the ANP32A gene encoding acidic leucine-rich nuclear phosphoprotein 32 family member A isoform X5, which yields MDMKKRIHLELRNRTPSDVKELVLDNCRSYEGKIEGLTDEFEELEFLSTINVGLTSVANLPKLNKLKKLELSDNRISGGLEVLAEKCPNLTHLNLSGNKIRDLGTIEPLKKLENLKSLDLFNCEVTNLNDYRENVFKLLPQLTYLDGYDRDDKEAPDSDAEGYVEGLDDEEEDEDEEEYDDDAQVVEDEEDEEEEEEGEEEDVSGEEEEDEEGYNDGEVDDDEDEEEPERGQKRKREPEDEGDEDD from the exons GTTAAAGAACTCGTTCTTGACAACTGTAGGTCATACGAAGGCAAAATCGAAGGCCTTACAGATGAgtttgaagagctggaattctTAAGTACAATCAACGTAGGCTTAACCTCAGTTGCAAACTTACCAAAGTTAAACAAACTTAAGAAG CTCGAGCTAAGCGACAACAGAATCTCAGGAGGACTGGAAGTGTTGGCAGAAAAGTGTCCAAACCTCACGCATCTAAATCTAAGTGGCAACAAAATAAGAGATCTCGGTACAATAGAACCGCTG aaaaagttAGAAAACCTGAAGAGTCTAGATCTTTTCAATTGCGAGGTAACCAACTTGAACGATTATAGAGAAAACGTATTCAAGCTCCTCCCGCAACTCACATACCTCGATGGCTACGATCGGGATGACAAAGAAGCACCGGACTCTGATGCGGAGGGCTACGTGGAGGGCTTAGACgacgaggaggaggatgaagatg AAGAGGAGTATGATGATGATGCTCAGGTAGTAGAAGACGAAGaagacgaggaggaggaggaggaaggagaagaggaggatgtgAGCGGAGAAGAGGAG GAGGATGAAGAAGGCTACAATGATGGTGAGGTagatgatgatgaagatgaagaagagCCCG AACGGGGACAGAAGAGAAAACGAGAACCTGAAGACGAAGGGGATGAAGACGACTAA